In Phaeobacter gallaeciensis DSM 26640, a genomic segment contains:
- a CDS encoding ABC transporter ATP-binding protein has translation MSQIAASNICKSYGNFKALHDVSMEINKGEFLTFLGPSGSGKTTFLMILAGFTEQTSGQLMKDGRDISAMVAEERNFGMVFQGYALFPHMTVWQNVDYPLRVRKMDSAERKQKVGRIIETVGLTEHAHKKPSQLSGGQQQRVALARSLVFQPDVLLLDEPLSALDRNLREQMQSELKRVHEETGTTFVFVTHDQGEALAMSDKIAIFNNGRLMQLDSPDQIYNAPDSRFVAEFLGQINIFPVANPGISGGLLHGNLDGTTLSAANPGNHVAGGASVAVRPEHMTLSAEHPADQANVLPARVVQTTYQGSHSDLVLETPQGHTISASTHSANGALPHVDSELWVSWSPENSIVIAD, from the coding sequence GTGTCACAAATCGCGGCCAGCAACATCTGCAAGTCCTATGGTAATTTCAAGGCTCTGCACGATGTCAGCATGGAGATCAACAAGGGCGAGTTCCTGACCTTCCTCGGCCCCTCTGGGTCCGGCAAGACCACTTTTCTGATGATCCTCGCAGGCTTTACCGAACAGACTTCAGGTCAATTGATGAAAGACGGCCGGGACATCAGCGCAATGGTGGCCGAGGAGCGCAATTTCGGCATGGTGTTCCAGGGCTATGCGCTGTTTCCTCATATGACGGTCTGGCAGAATGTCGACTACCCCCTGCGGGTGCGGAAGATGGACAGCGCCGAGCGCAAACAGAAGGTGGGGCGGATCATCGAAACCGTTGGCCTTACTGAACATGCCCACAAAAAACCCTCGCAACTCAGCGGCGGCCAGCAGCAGCGGGTGGCATTGGCGAGATCATTGGTGTTCCAACCGGATGTGCTGCTGCTGGATGAGCCCCTGTCAGCACTCGACCGCAATCTGCGCGAACAAATGCAGAGCGAACTGAAACGGGTGCATGAGGAAACCGGAACCACATTTGTCTTTGTCACCCACGACCAGGGTGAGGCGCTGGCAATGTCCGATAAAATCGCAATTTTCAATAACGGCAGGCTGATGCAGCTGGATTCGCCTGACCAGATATATAACGCGCCGGATTCGCGGTTTGTCGCGGAATTCCTGGGGCAGATCAATATCTTCCCGGTAGCGAACCCCGGCATCAGCGGCGGTCTGCTGCACGGCAATCTGGACGGCACAACGCTTTCGGCTGCAAATCCGGGAAACCACGTGGCCGGCGGCGCCAGCGTCGCGGTACGACCAGAACACATGACCCTCAGCGCCGAACACCCTGCCGATCAGGCCAATGTACTACCCGCCCGGGTGGTCCAGACCACCTATCAGGGCTCGCATAGCGATCTGGTGCTGGAGACACCGCAGGGCCATACCATTAGCGCCTCCACTCACAGCGCGAATGGCGCGCTGCCACATGTTGACAGTGAACTGTGGGTCAGTTGGTCGCCCGAAAACAGCATCGTGATTGCCGATTAA
- a CDS encoding LysR substrate-binding domain-containing protein gives MAERDASDARRHYPSMTALRMLEAVSRLGSLHKASEAMFVTPSAVSHQLRNLEQMLGVKLISRAGRKVELTSAGNRYVRDIRKALEIVERANAPLSGSEPFGPLRINCASGLGSYWLAYHITEFLDLFPNIDLEITNETDRSDILNDQTDFSIIYGDGDWPGQHVQHLFTPRAFPVCSPAFLERHGRIRTPEDLVKLPLLHHRNQSDWVVWLSAASNKSFELSKGIMFSDVTQNINAAIAGVGIAIGDDILGRHALSEGKLVRLFDIDIRGPHAYYIVIQKERMERRVCQLAIDWLSRWFQEYTLQTQS, from the coding sequence ATGGCCGAAAGAGACGCAAGCGATGCCCGTCGGCATTACCCGTCAATGACCGCCCTAAGGATGCTGGAGGCGGTCTCGCGGTTGGGCAGCCTGCACAAAGCGTCAGAGGCGATGTTCGTGACCCCCAGCGCGGTTTCGCACCAATTGCGCAATCTGGAGCAAATGCTGGGTGTCAAACTGATCAGCCGCGCGGGCCGAAAAGTCGAGCTGACGTCGGCTGGCAACCGATATGTTCGGGATATCCGCAAGGCGCTGGAGATCGTCGAACGCGCCAACGCTCCGTTGAGCGGCAGCGAACCCTTTGGACCCTTGCGGATCAACTGTGCATCAGGTCTTGGCAGCTATTGGCTCGCCTACCATATCACCGAGTTCTTGGACCTTTTCCCAAACATAGACCTCGAAATTACCAACGAAACCGACCGTAGTGATATTCTCAACGATCAAACTGATTTCTCGATCATTTACGGTGACGGTGACTGGCCCGGCCAGCACGTCCAGCATCTGTTCACCCCACGCGCTTTCCCGGTCTGTTCGCCCGCCTTCCTAGAGCGCCACGGCCGCATCCGAACACCCGAGGATCTGGTAAAACTGCCACTGCTGCACCACCGCAATCAAAGCGATTGGGTGGTCTGGCTATCCGCCGCCAGCAACAAAAGCTTTGAGTTGAGCAAGGGCATCATGTTCTCGGACGTGACCCAAAATATCAACGCCGCTATTGCCGGAGTTGGAATTGCCATCGGCGACGACATCCTGGGCCGCCACGCGCTGAGCGAGGGCAAGCTGGTACGCCTGTTTGATATCGATATTCGCGGCCCCCACGCCTATTACATCGTTATCCAGAAAGAGCGGATGGAACGGCGGGTTTGCCAACTGGCAATCGACTGGCTGTCGCGCTGGTTCCAGGAATACACGCTGCAAACGCAGAGTTAG